In one Gammaproteobacteria bacterium genomic region, the following are encoded:
- the ttcA gene encoding tRNA 2-thiocytidine(32) synthetase TtcA, whose amino-acid sequence MQTINQQPSNSLDKIRQKLQRKTGQAIADFNMIEEGDKIMVCLSGGKDSYAMLDMLMLLQKKAPVNFNLVAVNLDQKQPGFPEHVLPNYLQKLDIEYHIIEQDTYSIVKGIIPEGKTTCGLCSRLRRGILYSFAEEHQCTKIALGHHRDDRVETLFLNMFFGSTLKSMPPKLLSDDGKHTVIRPLSYCAESEIEEYANAVNFPIIPCNLCGSQENLQRKAIKMMLQNWEKIHPGRIENIARSLGNVVPSHLADTELFNFNEINNQFLQIIKN is encoded by the coding sequence ATGCAAACAATAAATCAACAACCCAGTAACTCGCTTGATAAAATCCGCCAAAAACTACAACGCAAAACCGGACAAGCCATTGCTGATTTCAACATGATTGAAGAAGGCGATAAAATCATGGTATGTCTTTCCGGCGGCAAAGATTCTTATGCTATGCTGGATATGTTGATGCTGTTGCAAAAAAAAGCTCCAGTTAATTTCAACCTTGTTGCCGTAAATCTGGATCAAAAACAACCTGGTTTTCCTGAACATGTTTTACCCAATTATCTTCAGAAATTGGATATTGAGTATCACATAATTGAGCAAGATACTTACAGCATTGTCAAAGGAATTATCCCCGAAGGCAAAACCACCTGCGGATTATGTTCCAGATTGCGTCGCGGAATTTTGTATTCGTTTGCTGAAGAACATCAATGCACAAAAATTGCACTTGGGCATCATCGTGATGATCGGGTTGAAACTTTGTTTTTAAATATGTTTTTTGGCAGCACTCTCAAATCCATGCCACCAAAACTGTTATCTGATGACGGCAAACACACCGTTATCCGCCCTTTATCCTATTGTGCTGAGAGCGAAATTGAGGAGTATGCCAACGCTGTTAATTTTCCTATCATTCCCTGTAATTTATGCGGTTCGCAGGAAAATTTACAGCGGAAAGCAATAAAAATGATGCTCCAAAACTGGGAGAAAATCCATCCGGGTCGCATTGAAAATATTGCTCGTTCACTCGGCAATGTGGTTCCATCACATTTAGCGGATACAGAGTTATTTAATTTTAACGAAATAAATAATCAGTTCCTGCAAATCATTAAAAACTAA
- a CDS encoding DUF465 domain-containing protein, with protein sequence MLVEKIVNKRVQEFEIKNLEIQLLELRSEHRDLDKIIHEMIESMHPDQLKIQRLKKRKLRVKDSITRLESLLIPDLDA encoded by the coding sequence ATGCTCGTTGAAAAGATTGTAAATAAAAGAGTGCAAGAGTTTGAAATAAAAAATCTGGAAATACAATTATTGGAACTCAGGAGCGAACATCGTGATTTGGATAAAATCATCCATGAAATGATAGAATCCATGCACCCGGATCAACTCAAAATTCAACGACTAAAAAAGCGCAAACTTCGGGTTAAAGACAGTATCACCAGACTGGAAAGCCTGTTAATTCCCGATTTGGACGCATAA